A window of Littorina saxatilis isolate snail1 linkage group LG7, US_GU_Lsax_2.0, whole genome shotgun sequence contains these coding sequences:
- the LOC138971859 gene encoding uncharacterized protein: protein MPSEEPTGSPTEICLTFEESVTCMQKGVEACRKSNLHPGTIESSEQKIKELRYSLEIHCSDVINLSDITASTAVSVKNGVTISRQTDSGQSRAILEQCYSIGVRCMPSEEATGSPTEICLTFEESVTCMQKGVEACRKSNLHPGTIESSEQKIKELRHSLHIHCSDVINLSDTAASTAVSVKNDTDNQNINASAGVYSSSVLLFTAFVLSSLVVFSVRSPVL from the exons AACGTTCGAGGAATCAGTGACGTGTATGCAGAAAGGGGTGGAGGCATGTCGGAAGTCGAACCTGCACCCCGGCACCATTGAGTCGTCTGAACAGAAGATCAAAGAGTTACGTTACAGTCTCGAAATTCATTGCTCTGACGTCATCAATTTGTCTGACATCACCGCTTCTACCGCCGTGAGCGTAAAGAATG GTGTAACAATCAGCCGACAGACGGACTCTGGTCAGTCGAGGGCCATCTTGGAACAGTGCTACTCAATCGGCGTTAGGTGCATGCCGTCGGAGGAAGCCACGGGATCACCAACAGAGATATGCCT AACGTTCGAGGAATCAGTGACGTGTATGCAGAAAGGGGTGGAGGCATGTCGGAAGTCGAACCTGCACCCCGGCACCATTGAGTCGTCTGAACAGAAGATCAAAGAGTTACGTCACAGTCTCCACATTCATTGCTCTGACGTCATCAATTTGTCTGACACAGCCGCTTCTACCGCCGTGAGCGTGAAGAATG ACACTGATAACCAAAATATCAACGCTTCAGCCGGGGTCTACTCTTCATCCGTACTGCTGTTCACTGCTTTTGTGTTATCGTCGTTGGTCGTATTTTCCGTCCGTTCTCCAGTTTTGTGA